A portion of the Mus pahari chromosome 17, PAHARI_EIJ_v1.1, whole genome shotgun sequence genome contains these proteins:
- the Mfsd3 gene encoding major facilitator superfamily domain-containing protein 3 isoform X1: MHGKLLPLAGLYLVQGLPYGLQSSLLPILLRARGLSLTRVGLTKGLYAPWLLKLAWAPLVDRRGTPRVWLTLSTLSLGLVCGLLAVLPPPQAGQTGLPTTVMGLLLLLNLGAAVQDVALDTLAVQLLEPKELGPGNTVQVVAYKLGSALAGGGLLVLFPTLSWPLLFLLLAATYWLAAALAWAAPALGRLPWPQASEHTPHSSHLLQDLLAVPGTLWTAGFVLTYKLGEQGAGSLFPLLLLDHGASASDLGLWSGLGAVTCSIAGSSLGGALLARHWQPLKLLKSMLQLRLGGLACQTALLFHLNSPGASVDPGTVMRGAALLSLCLQQLLGGVVTTATFTVMMHCSQLAPRALQATHYSFLATLELLGKLLPGTLAGVLADSLGPHPCFAVFLVFSALPVLDLRLAPSNLT; the protein is encoded by the exons ATGCATGGGAAGTTGCTGCCGCTGGCCGGCCTCTATCTTGTGCAGGGTCTGCCCTATGGACTGCAGTCCAGTTTGCTTCCCATTTTACTGCGGGCCCGTGGCCTTTCCCTAACGCGCGTAGGTCTAACCAAGGGGTTATATGCTCCATGGCTGTTAAAGCTGGCGTGGGCACCGCTGGTGGACAGGCGGGGCACCCCGCGGGTCTGGTTAACACTCAGCACACTGTCCCTGGGCTTGGTGTGTGGACTGCTGGCTGTGTTGCCTCCTCCGCAAGCTGGCCAGACAGGGCTACCTACCACTGTGATGGGGCTGCTACTGCTGCTGAATCTGGGTGCAGCGGTGCAGGATGTGGCTCTGGACACACTCGCCGTGCAACTCCTAGAGCCAAAGGAGTTGGGACCTGGGAACACTGTACAGGTGGTCGCTTATAAGCTGGGATCGGCACTGGCTGGGGGTGGACTGTTGGtcctcttccccaccctctctTGGCCATTGCTCTTTTTGCTCCTAGCTGCCACCTACTGGCTGGCTGCTGCCTTAGCTTGGGCtgccccagccctgggaaggctgCCCTGGCCTCAGGCCTCAGAGCATACACCCCACAGCTCCCATCTTCTACAAGATTTGCTGGCTGTGCCTGGGACCCTCTGGACAGCGGGCTTCGTGCTCACCTACAAGCTGG GTGAGCAGGGTGCTGGCAGCCTGTTTCCACTACTCCTGTTGGACCATGGTGCTTCTGCCTCAGACTTGGGGCTATGGAGTGGCTTGGGTGCTGtgacctgctccattgctggcTCCTCCTTGGGTGGGGCTCTACTGGCCAGGCACTG GCAGCCACTAAAGCTGTTGAAGTCAATGCTGCAGCTCCGCCTTGGGGGTTTGGCCTGCCAGACTGCTCTGCTCTTCCACCTCAACAGCCCAGGGGCCAGCGTGGACCCTGGCACAGTCATGAGAG GGGCAGCTTTGCTGAGCCTATGTCTACAACAGTTGTTGGGGGGTGTGGTCACCACTGCCACATTCACCGTGATGATGCACTGTAGCCAGCTGGCACCCAGAGCCCTACAG GCTACACATTACAGCTTCCTGGCCACTCTGGAACTGTTGGGCAAGCTGCTCCCAGGTACCCTAGCCGGCGTGCTGGCCGACAGCCTGGGCCCACATCCCTGCTTCGCAGTCTTCCTTGTGTTCTCAGCCCTGCCTGTTCTGGATCTCCGCCTGGCACCCAGTAACCTGACCTGA
- the Recql4 gene encoding ATP-dependent DNA helicase Q4, with product MERLATVRARLQEWERAFVRLHGRRPAKGDVEAAPEETRALYREYRNLKQAVRQADGRHRVLEQSLAETAEEAQEPSCWGSHLNRAATQNTQSMPKQSPLSSVQDYGKRLKANLKNTPQTGPTLSRKLQPQKRSWSTVPAPRPPGSRTESPCPDEANDALPLVPEPRPRLGQLQKLRSSLSLRLSSLDPGWLERCHNRVSDLLEAPGACGLDLSAKESQSQMSGKVNVADPDIQSEVSSQSPEALAQQPAQVLSQSPKSSDSKGRKRKWNEKGEDFAQAQPSSQAGPVSEGAGAPAHGKDPPGEPTQVNVPQPCNSSNQARTEKAKGTTHLHVSPRPASLDRGNYIRLNMKNKCFVRVGANRGRLLRKQVWKQKWKKKQAAFGGSGPRATVKDTCFRCGQFGHWASQCSQPGSTPTIQEEGDRDDKQPISTLEKVAQRTGTTSCHHSGEETEPVGPELQVPHCPTPMSPLYPPGPLGQVAETPAEVFQALERLGHRAFRPGQERAIMRILSGISTLLVLPTGAGKSVCYQLPALLYAQRSPCLTLVVSPLLSLMDDQVSDLPSCLKAACLHSGMTKKQRESVLKKVRAAQVHVLIVSPEALVGCGARGPASLPQAAQLPPIAFACIDEVHCLSQWSHNFRPCYLRVCKVLREHMGVRCFLGLTATATRSTARDVAQHLGIAGEFELSGSANIPANLHLSVSMDRDSDQALVTLLQGDRFRTLDSVIIYCTRRKDTERVAALLRTCLSTVSDSRPRGCGPEAIAEAYHAGMCSQERRRVQQAFMRGHLRMVVATVAFGMGLDRPDVRAVLHLGLPPSFESYVQAIGRAGRDGKPAHCHLFMHPQGEDLWELRRHAHADSTDFLAVKKLVQRVFPPCTCSQRLMSPPEDIREHKGQQRDPVLGQTCPGHERALPVQSTVQALDMTEEAIETLLCYLELHPRHWLELLPCTYAQCHLHCPGGSAQLQALAHRCPPLAACCAKWPPNDTSQGRSSLEFDVVELADSMGWKLASVRQALHQLKWDPEPKRGAAQSTGVLVKFSELAFHLHSRGDLTDEEKDQICDFLYSRVQTREHKALAHLHQMSKAFRSVAFPSCGPCLEQSNEEHSNQVKTLVSYYFEEEEEEEEETMTDTQGPKPGQTQLQDWEDQIRRDIRQLLSLRPEERFSGRAVARIFHGIASPCYPAQVYGLDRRFWRKYLHLDFHALRHLATEELLLRGR from the exons ATGGAGCGGCTCGCGACCGTTCGCGCGCGGCTGCAGGAGTGGGAACGCGCTTTTGTACGGCTGCACGGACGACGGCCAGCGAAG GGGGATGTGGAGGCGGCACCTGAAGAGACCCGCG CGCTCTACCGGGAGTACCGTAACCTAAAGCAGGCGGTGCGTCAGGCTGACGGCAGACATCGCGTCCTTGAGCAATCACTTGCCGAGACAGCTGAGGAG GCACAGGAGCCAAGCTGCTGGGGTTCCCACCTGAATCGAGCTGCAACGCAGAATACGCAGTCGATGCCCAAACAGAGCCCTCTGAGTTCTGTCCAAGACTACGGGAAGAGGCTCAAAGCCAATCTGAAAAACACGCCACAG ACTGGACCAACCCTGAGCAGAAAACTCCAGCCTCAGAAGAGATCCTGGTCCACAGTTCCTGCCCCAAGGCCGCCAGGCTCAAGGACTGAATCCCCCTGTCCAGACGAAGCTAACGATGCACTTCCTCTGGTTCCTGAGCCCCGGCCAAGGCTGGGCCAGCTCCAGAAGCTCCGGTCATCCCTGAGCCTGAGGTTGAGTTCCCTAGACCCTGGTTGGTTAGAGAGGTGTCACAACAGAGTTTCAGATCTTCTAGAGGCTCCGGGTGCTTGTGGGCTTGACCTGAGTGCAAAGGAGTCACAATCTCAGATGTCAGGCAAGGTGAATGTCGCTGATCCTGACATCCAGTCAGAAGTATCTTCACAGAGCCCAGAGGCCCTAGCCCAACAGCCAGCCCAAGTTTTGTCACAGAGCCCCAAATCCAGCGACAGTAAAGGCAGGAAGCGGAAGTGGAACGAGAAGGGGGAGGACTTTGCACAAGCCCAGCCCAGCAGCCAAGCAGGACCCGTGTCTGAGGGAGCTGGGGCTCCAGCACATGGAAAAGACCCTCCGGGAGAACCCACACAAGTGAATGTACCTCAGCCATGCAACTCCTCAAATCAGGCCAGGACAGAGAAGGCTAAGGGCACAACCCACCTCCATGTCTCTCCTCGACCAGCTTCCCTAGACAGAGGGAACTATATTCGACTCAACATGAAAAACAAATGCTTTGTACGAGTTGGGGCCAATCGGGGGAGGCTGCTCCGTAAACAG GTATGGAAGCAaaagtggaagaagaaacaagCTGCGTTTGGGGGAAGTGGACCCAGGGCCACAGTCAAGGACACTTGTTTCCGGTGTGGGCAGTTTGGTCACTGGGCATCCCAGTGTTCCCAACCAG GCTCCACCCCGACCATCCAAGAGGAAGGTGACAGGGATGACAAACAGCCCATTTCCACCTTGGAGAAAGTAGCACAGAGGACAGGCACTACTTCCTGTCACCActctg GTGAGGAAACAGAACCTGTTGGGCCAGAGCTACAGGTGCCTCATTGCCCCACCCCAATGTCACCCCTCTACCCACCAGGACCCTTGGGACAGGTAGCCG AAACCCCTGCTGAGGTATTCCAGGCCCTAGAGCGGCTAGGGCACCGAGCCTTCCGTCCTGGGCAAGAGCGTGCCATCATGCGGATCCTTTCTG GCATCTCCACCCTGTTAGTGCTGCCCACCGGTGCTGGGAAGTCTGTGTGCTACCAGCTCCCTGCACTGCTCTATGCCCAGCGAAGCCCCTGCCTCACACTCGTGGTCTCGCCTCTCCTGTCACTCATGGATGACCAG GTGTCCGATCTGCCTTCATGTCTGAAGGCAGCCTGCCTCCACTCAGGAATGACCAAGAAACAACGAGAGTCTGTCTTGAAGAAG GTACGGGCAGCCCAGGTGCATGTGCTGATTGTGTCCCCAGAGGCCTTGGTGGGGTGTGGGGCTAGGGGTCCCGCCAGCCTCCCCCAGGCTGCTCAGCTGCCTCCAATCGCCTTCGCCTGCATTGACGAGGTCCACTGCCTCTCTCAGTGGTCACATAACTTCCGGCCTTGCTACCTACGTGTTTGCAAA GTTCTCCGGGAGCATATGGGGGTGCGCTGCTTCTTGGGtctcacagccacagccacacgaAGCACTGCTCGAGATGTGGCCCAGCACCTTGGCATAGCTGGCGAGTTTGAGCTCAGCGGGTCGGCCAACATCCCTGCCAATCTGCACCTCTCTGTGTCCATGGATAGAGACTCAGACCAG GCTCTGGTGACATTGCTGCAAGGGGACCGTTTTCGTACCCTGGACTCAGTTATCATTTACTGCACTCGACGAAAGGATACAGAACGGGTGGCTGCACTCCTCCGCACCTGCCTGTCCACGGTGAGCGACTCAAGGCCAAGAG GCTGTGGCCCCGAGGCGATAGCTGAAGCCTACCATGCTGGCATGTGCAGCCAGGAACGGCGACGAGTACAACAGGCCTTCATGCGGGGCCACCTGCGGATGGTAGTGGCCACGGTGGCATTTGGGATGGGACTGGACCGTCCAGATGTTCGGGCTGTGCTGCACCTGGGACTGCCTCCAAGCTTCGAGAGCTACGTGCAAGCTATCGGCCGGGCAGGGCGTGATGGGAAGCCTGCCCATTGCCACCTGTTCATGCACCCCCAG GGTGAAGACCTCTGGGAACTGCGCAGACATGCCCACGCTGACAGCACTGACTTCCTGGCCGTGAAGAAGCTGGTGCAGCGTGTGTTCCCACCCTGCACGTGCAGCCAGAGGCTCATGTCCCCACCTGAAGACATTAGAGAGCACAAGGGTCAACAGAGAGACCCTGTACTGGGCCAGACCTGCCCGGGCCATGAGCGGGCACTCCCAGTGCAGTCTACAGTACAGGCTCTGGACATGACAGAGGAGG ccATTGAGACTCTGCTGTGCTATTTGGAACTACACCCTCGGCACTGGTTGGAGTTGCTGCCCTGTACCTATGCCCAGTGTCATCTGCATTGCCCTGGGGGCAGTGCCCAGCTGCAAGCTCTGGCCCACAG GTGTCCCCCTTTGGCTGCATGCTGTGCCAAGTGGCCGCCTAACGACAcgagtcagggcaggagctcctTAGAGTTTGATGTGGTGGAACTGGCAGACTCGATGGGCTGGAAGTTGGCCTCTGTACGGCAGGCTCTTCACCAGCTGAAGTGGGACCCAGAACCAAAGAGAG GTGCAGCACAGAGCACAGGAGTGCTTGTGAAGTTCAGCGAGTTGGCCTTTCACCTGCACAGTCGCGGGGACCTGACAGATGAGGAAAAGGACCAGATCTGTGACTTTCTGTACAGCCGTGTGCAGACTCGTGAACACAAGGCCCTGGCCCACCTACACCAAATGTCCAAGGCCTTTCGAAG TGTGGCCTTTCCCAGTTGTGGACCCTGTTTAGAGCAATCTAATGAGGAACACAGCAATCAGGTGAAGACCCTGGTCAGCTACTactttgaggaggaggaggaggaagaagaagaaaccatgaCAGACACTCAGGGTCCAAAACCTGGGCAGACCCAG CTTCAGGACTGGGAGGACCAAATTCGCCGGGATATCCGCCAGCTCCTGTCCCTGAGGCCAGAAGAAAGGTTTTCAGGAAGGGCTGTGGCCCGCATCTTCCATGGCATTG CGAGTCCATGCTACCCAGCCCAGGTGTATGGGCTGGACCGGCGCTTCTGGAGGAAGTACCTACACCTGGACTTCCATGCCCTGAGGCACCTAGCCACGGAAGAGCTCCTGCTGAGGGGCCGCTGA
- the Mfsd3 gene encoding major facilitator superfamily domain-containing protein 3 isoform X2 translates to MHGKLLPLAGLYLVQGLPYGLQSSLLPILLRARGLSLTRVGLTKGLYAPWLLKLAWAPLVDRRGTPRVWLTLSTLSLGLVCGLLAVLPPPQAGQTGLPTTVMGLLLLLNLGAAVQDVALDTLAVQLLEPKELGPGNTVQVVAYKLGSALAGGGLLVLFPTLSWPLLFLLLAATYWLAAALAWAAPALGRLPWPQASEHTPHSSHLLQDLLAVPGTLWTAGFVLTYKLGEQGAGSLFPLLLLDHGASASDLGLWSGLGAVTCSIAGSSLGGALLARHWQPLKLLKSMLQLRLGGLACQTALLFHLNSPGASVDPGTVMRGAALLSLCLQQLLGGVVTTATFTVMMHCSQLAPRALQLPGHSGTVGQAAPRYPSRRAGRQPGPTSLLRSLPCVLSPACSGSPPGTQ, encoded by the exons ATGCATGGGAAGTTGCTGCCGCTGGCCGGCCTCTATCTTGTGCAGGGTCTGCCCTATGGACTGCAGTCCAGTTTGCTTCCCATTTTACTGCGGGCCCGTGGCCTTTCCCTAACGCGCGTAGGTCTAACCAAGGGGTTATATGCTCCATGGCTGTTAAAGCTGGCGTGGGCACCGCTGGTGGACAGGCGGGGCACCCCGCGGGTCTGGTTAACACTCAGCACACTGTCCCTGGGCTTGGTGTGTGGACTGCTGGCTGTGTTGCCTCCTCCGCAAGCTGGCCAGACAGGGCTACCTACCACTGTGATGGGGCTGCTACTGCTGCTGAATCTGGGTGCAGCGGTGCAGGATGTGGCTCTGGACACACTCGCCGTGCAACTCCTAGAGCCAAAGGAGTTGGGACCTGGGAACACTGTACAGGTGGTCGCTTATAAGCTGGGATCGGCACTGGCTGGGGGTGGACTGTTGGtcctcttccccaccctctctTGGCCATTGCTCTTTTTGCTCCTAGCTGCCACCTACTGGCTGGCTGCTGCCTTAGCTTGGGCtgccccagccctgggaaggctgCCCTGGCCTCAGGCCTCAGAGCATACACCCCACAGCTCCCATCTTCTACAAGATTTGCTGGCTGTGCCTGGGACCCTCTGGACAGCGGGCTTCGTGCTCACCTACAAGCTGG GTGAGCAGGGTGCTGGCAGCCTGTTTCCACTACTCCTGTTGGACCATGGTGCTTCTGCCTCAGACTTGGGGCTATGGAGTGGCTTGGGTGCTGtgacctgctccattgctggcTCCTCCTTGGGTGGGGCTCTACTGGCCAGGCACTG GCAGCCACTAAAGCTGTTGAAGTCAATGCTGCAGCTCCGCCTTGGGGGTTTGGCCTGCCAGACTGCTCTGCTCTTCCACCTCAACAGCCCAGGGGCCAGCGTGGACCCTGGCACAGTCATGAGAG GGGCAGCTTTGCTGAGCCTATGTCTACAACAGTTGTTGGGGGGTGTGGTCACCACTGCCACATTCACCGTGATGATGCACTGTAGCCAGCTGGCACCCAGAGCCCTACAG CTTCCTGGCCACTCTGGAACTGTTGGGCAAGCTGCTCCCAGGTACCCTAGCCGGCGTGCTGGCCGACAGCCTGGGCCCACATCCCTGCTTCGCAGTCTTCCTTGTGTTCTCAGCCCTGCCTGTTCTGGATCTCCGCCTGGCACCCAGTAA